In Rhizobium sp. WSM4643, the following are encoded in one genomic region:
- a CDS encoding OmpP1/FadL family transporter: MASRRFSKGITSLVLLSSLASPSFAGGLERGGYNIDQLFDTSPFTFQSGVTYVTPQRRLKDVRDTDTSIFSGGGNLNSRPNTADDTSNYTIPYIGFKAGFGDAIDCLVDYSEPFGGHNDPGVNWAGANNNIETEIKTRNYGGTCSYRFDVGPGQLRFIGGAFYQEVEGFKERLVSTLPLLLGTGTGVGRLDIDDSGWGWRAGLAYEIPEYAMRASLVYNSRVNYDNLTGTVDLRQVPIVPLYGGQVTPVSGSAEAPDSLELKLQSGIAPDWLAFGSVKWTNWSVLQSVAFCPTNGLPCPAGGLTSLDLLYQDGWTISGGVGHKFNDQWAGAVSLTWDRGTSQGYGAQTDSWTLGLGAAFTPTEHIEWRVAGAVGVLTSGSSGAVTQNGVTFGDDVSYSFGNDLVAALSTSLKIKF, from the coding sequence ATGGCATCTCGTAGGTTTTCCAAGGGCATAACGTCGCTCGTTCTTCTTTCGTCGCTTGCCTCGCCGTCCTTCGCCGGGGGGCTGGAGCGTGGCGGCTATAACATCGATCAGTTGTTCGACACGTCGCCTTTCACGTTTCAGTCCGGTGTGACCTACGTCACACCGCAACGCAGGCTGAAGGATGTCCGAGATACGGATACGTCGATATTCTCAGGCGGCGGCAATCTGAACAGCCGTCCAAACACAGCTGACGATACCTCAAATTATACCATCCCATATATTGGCTTTAAGGCTGGATTTGGCGACGCAATCGACTGCTTGGTCGACTATTCAGAGCCCTTCGGCGGGCATAACGACCCCGGTGTGAACTGGGCTGGCGCCAACAACAACATTGAGACAGAGATCAAAACCCGCAACTATGGCGGCACCTGCTCCTATCGTTTTGATGTCGGCCCTGGGCAGCTTCGCTTCATCGGCGGCGCTTTCTATCAGGAAGTCGAAGGCTTCAAGGAACGTCTGGTTTCAACGCTTCCGCTTCTGCTCGGTACCGGAACTGGCGTCGGTCGCCTCGATATCGACGATAGCGGCTGGGGCTGGCGCGCCGGTCTCGCCTACGAGATCCCCGAATATGCGATGCGTGCGAGCCTCGTCTATAACAGCCGTGTCAACTACGATAACCTGACCGGGACTGTTGATCTGCGTCAGGTTCCAATTGTGCCGCTATATGGGGGCCAGGTAACACCTGTTTCCGGTTCCGCCGAAGCGCCGGATTCGCTGGAGCTGAAGTTACAAAGCGGCATCGCTCCGGATTGGCTTGCATTCGGATCGGTTAAATGGACGAATTGGAGCGTCCTGCAGTCGGTAGCATTCTGCCCGACCAACGGGTTGCCTTGCCCAGCGGGCGGTCTAACTTCGCTCGACCTTCTTTACCAGGACGGTTGGACGATCTCCGGTGGTGTCGGCCACAAGTTCAACGACCAGTGGGCAGGTGCAGTCAGTCTCACCTGGGACCGTGGCACCAGCCAGGGCTATGGCGCGCAGACCGATAGCTGGACGCTGGGGCTCGGTGCAGCCTTCACCCCGACCGAACATATCGAATGGCGCGTCGCCGGTGCCGTGGGCGTGTTGACGAGCGGTTCGTCCGGCGCCGTGACCCAGAACGGCGTCACGTTTGGAGATGATGTCTCCTATTCTTTTGGCAACGATCTGGTCGCTGCGCTGTCGACGAGCCTAAAGATCAAGTTCTAA
- the exoR gene encoding exopolysaccharide production regulator ExoR, with the protein MVTSEFKLFKFMLVGMSIAIALSGPCRAFDIKGGVSKESGPFDLFKFGFKAYKNGQKEEAVEAYKYAAEKGHTGSRWALANMYADGDGVTQDDFEAFKIYSEIAQQGVEPGSEDTGFFVNALLSLASYYKHGIAGSPVRIDLSQARQLYFQVASTFGVPEAQFQLAQMMLAGEGGNASPQQAKKWLNQARKSGHPGAMAVFGNILFDEGQTARGLALMTAALDRCKPKDCGWMEALQEQAFSVANESDRRTAVSLSHTIASGSDD; encoded by the coding sequence ATGGTGACGTCCGAGTTCAAACTGTTCAAATTCATGCTGGTGGGCATGTCGATAGCCATAGCGCTGTCCGGTCCGTGCCGCGCATTCGACATCAAAGGCGGCGTCAGCAAGGAGTCCGGACCCTTCGATCTCTTCAAGTTCGGCTTCAAGGCCTATAAGAACGGCCAGAAGGAAGAGGCGGTCGAAGCCTATAAATACGCCGCCGAAAAGGGCCACACCGGCTCGCGCTGGGCGCTCGCCAACATGTATGCCGACGGCGACGGTGTCACGCAGGATGATTTTGAAGCCTTCAAGATCTATAGCGAGATCGCCCAGCAGGGCGTCGAACCTGGTTCGGAAGATACGGGTTTCTTCGTCAACGCGCTGCTCTCGCTCGCCAGCTATTACAAGCATGGCATTGCCGGCAGCCCGGTCAGGATCGACCTCAGCCAGGCGCGCCAGCTTTATTTTCAGGTGGCCTCCACCTTTGGCGTGCCCGAGGCGCAGTTCCAGCTGGCGCAGATGATGCTGGCCGGCGAGGGCGGCAATGCCAGCCCGCAGCAAGCCAAGAAATGGCTAAACCAGGCCCGCAAGAGTGGCCATCCTGGCGCCATGGCAGTCTTCGGCAATATTCTGTTCGACGAAGGCCAGACGGCTCGCGGCCTGGCGCTGATGACGGCAGCACTCGACCGCTGCAAGCCCAAGGACTGCGGCTGGATGGAAGCGCTGCAGGAGCAGGCCTTCTCGGTTGCCAACGAATCCGACCGACGCACGGCTGTCTCCCTCTCGCACACCATCGCGAGCGGTTCCGACGACTAG
- the xth gene encoding exodeoxyribonuclease III, producing MKIATWNINGVKARIDNLTQWLKDSDPDIVCLQEIKTVDEAFPRLEIEALGYHVETHGQKGFNGVAILSKSSPFEVNRGLPGDPLDEQARFLEAAFTLSDTRILRVCCIYLPNGNPVETEKYPYKLAWMERLRTFAAERLAYEEMLVLAGDYNVIPEPHDCFDPKVWENDALFLPQTREAFRRLENLGLMDAVRATTDATQFYSFWDYQAGAWPKNNGIRIDHLLLSPEAADRMTSAAIEKHVRAWEKPSDHVPVIAYFDLAG from the coding sequence ATGAAGATCGCGACCTGGAACATCAACGGCGTCAAGGCGCGCATCGACAATCTCACGCAATGGCTGAAGGATTCCGATCCGGATATCGTCTGCCTTCAGGAGATCAAGACGGTCGACGAAGCTTTCCCGCGACTGGAGATCGAGGCGCTCGGCTATCATGTCGAGACGCACGGCCAGAAAGGCTTCAACGGCGTGGCGATCCTCTCCAAGAGCTCACCTTTCGAAGTGAACCGCGGCCTGCCCGGCGATCCGCTGGACGAACAGGCGCGTTTCCTCGAAGCGGCGTTTACGCTGTCCGATACGCGCATCCTGCGCGTCTGCTGCATCTACCTACCAAACGGCAATCCTGTCGAAACGGAGAAATATCCCTACAAGCTCGCCTGGATGGAGCGTCTAAGGACGTTCGCTGCTGAACGGCTGGCCTATGAGGAGATGCTGGTTCTTGCCGGCGATTACAATGTCATCCCGGAACCGCACGACTGCTTCGATCCCAAGGTCTGGGAAAACGACGCACTGTTTCTGCCACAGACCCGGGAGGCGTTCCGCAGGCTCGAAAATCTCGGGCTGATGGATGCGGTGCGCGCGACGACGGATGCGACGCAGTTCTATTCCTTCTGGGATTATCAGGCCGGCGCTTGGCCGAAAAACAATGGCATCCGCATCGACCATCTGCTGCTATCGCCGGAAGCTGCCGACCGAATGACATCGGCTGCGATCGAAAAACATGTGCGGGCCTGGGAAAAGCCGTCCGACCACGTGCCTGTCATCGCCTATTTCGATTTGGCGGGCTGA
- the erpA gene encoding iron-sulfur cluster insertion protein ErpA, whose product MTDTSVTLSDAAAKRIAAIVGAEAGKSALRVSVEGGGCSGFSYKFDLADSAADDDIIVEKNNAKVLIDSLSIVYMAGSEIDFVDNLLGQSFQIKNPNAVASCGCGTSFSI is encoded by the coding sequence ATGACGGATACAAGTGTAACCCTTTCAGATGCCGCGGCAAAGCGTATCGCAGCCATCGTCGGCGCCGAAGCCGGCAAGAGCGCCTTGCGCGTTTCCGTCGAAGGCGGCGGCTGTTCGGGCTTTTCCTACAAGTTCGATCTTGCCGACAGCGCAGCGGACGACGACATCATCGTCGAGAAGAACAATGCCAAGGTGCTGATCGACAGCCTGTCGATCGTCTACATGGCGGGCTCGGAGATCGACTTCGTCGACAATCTGCTTGGCCAATCCTTCCAGATCAAGAACCCGAATGCAGTGGCAAGCTGCGGCTGCGGCACCAGTTTCTCGATCTGA